From Coriobacteriaceae bacterium, a single genomic window includes:
- a CDS encoding amino acid ABC transporter ATP-binding protein, which yields MIELRHVDKHYGDLHVLNDINLSVDRGEVVVVIGPSGSGKSTMCRTINRLETIDSGEILIEGEPLPQEGKDLARMRAELGMVFQQFNLFAHMTVLQNVMLGPVDVLGVSKDEARERAMDLLGRVGVAEQADKVPAQLSGGQQQRVAIARSLAMQPKAMLFDEPTSALDPEMINEVLEVMVRLAQKGMTMIVITHEMNFARRVADRVVFMADGQIVETGTPDEFFDHPQTKRAQDFLNSIKGH from the coding sequence CTGATCGAGCTCAGACACGTCGATAAGCACTATGGCGACCTGCACGTTCTCAACGACATCAATCTGTCGGTCGACCGCGGCGAGGTCGTCGTGGTGATTGGCCCCTCGGGCTCGGGCAAGTCAACCATGTGCCGCACCATCAACCGCCTGGAAACCATCGACTCGGGCGAGATCCTCATCGAGGGCGAGCCCCTGCCGCAAGAAGGCAAGGACCTTGCCCGTATGCGCGCCGAGCTGGGCATGGTGTTCCAACAGTTCAACCTGTTCGCACATATGACGGTGCTGCAGAACGTCATGCTGGGACCGGTCGATGTGCTGGGTGTCTCCAAGGACGAGGCCCGCGAGCGCGCCATGGACCTGCTGGGCCGCGTGGGCGTGGCCGAGCAGGCCGACAAGGTGCCCGCACAGCTTTCGGGCGGCCAGCAGCAGCGCGTGGCCATCGCCCGTTCACTCGCCATGCAGCCCAAGGCCATGCTTTTTGACGAGCCCACAAGCGCCCTCGATCCCGAAATGATCAACGAGGTGCTCGAGGTCATGGTGCGCTTGGCCCAGAAGGGCATGACGATGATCGTCATCACGCACGAGATGAACTTCGCCCGCCGCGTGGCCGATCGCGTCGTGTTTATGGCCGACGGCCAGATCGTGGAAACCGGCACGCCCGACGAGTTCTTCGATCACCCCCAGACCAAGCGCGCCCAGGACTTCCTCAACTCCATCAAGGGCCACTAA
- a CDS encoding M18 family aminopeptidase, translating to MTDQETPERAHVTADDIEAANDLIDFIEACPSMFHTAATIMAELDEAGFTYLPENAAWDIEPGGRYYTQRNASSVIAFKVGEDLTATWGEDGVAGDYHFQLTASHSDSPTFKVKAVPELDGAGETLRLNTEAYGGMIDYTWFDRPLALAGRVLVREGDRIESRLLATEREVAIIPSLAIHMNRGVNEGFAPNRAVDLCPLISAGELKQGDFDALVADELDVEPEQILSRDLFLVNRQDARIWGWADEFISTPKLDDLACAYTSLQAFLGAENARDVSVFCCFDNEEVGSETKQGAMSTFLADALRRINGSLGFDDESYHRALAASMLVSCDNAHAVHPNHAEKCDARNQVVLNGGIVIKEAANQHYCTDAFSRAVFQAICDDADVPTQAFANKSDMAGGSTLGNLSNMQASMHAVDVGLPQLAMHSSYETGGVRDVMYAIRALTAFYERNLTINGAESVEL from the coding sequence ATGACGGATCAGGAAACGCCCGAGCGCGCGCATGTGACGGCCGACGATATCGAGGCCGCCAACGACCTCATCGACTTTATCGAGGCATGTCCCAGCATGTTCCATACGGCGGCGACCATTATGGCCGAGCTCGACGAGGCGGGCTTTACCTACCTGCCCGAGAACGCGGCGTGGGACATCGAGCCGGGCGGGCGTTATTACACGCAGCGCAATGCCTCGAGCGTTATTGCCTTTAAGGTGGGCGAGGACCTGACCGCGACGTGGGGCGAGGACGGCGTTGCCGGTGACTATCATTTTCAGCTCACGGCGTCGCACAGCGATTCGCCGACGTTTAAGGTCAAGGCCGTGCCCGAGCTCGACGGCGCAGGCGAGACGCTGCGCCTGAACACCGAGGCCTACGGCGGCATGATCGACTACACCTGGTTCGACCGCCCGCTGGCGCTCGCGGGCCGCGTGTTGGTACGCGAAGGCGACCGTATTGAGAGCCGCCTGCTTGCCACCGAGCGCGAAGTCGCGATTATCCCGAGCCTTGCCATCCATATGAACCGCGGCGTTAACGAGGGCTTTGCGCCCAACCGCGCCGTCGACCTGTGCCCGCTCATCAGCGCCGGTGAGCTTAAGCAGGGCGATTTTGATGCCCTGGTTGCCGACGAACTGGACGTTGAGCCCGAGCAGATCCTGAGCCGCGATCTGTTCCTGGTCAACCGCCAGGATGCGCGCATTTGGGGCTGGGCTGACGAGTTCATCTCGACGCCCAAGCTCGACGACCTGGCCTGCGCCTACACCTCACTGCAGGCATTTTTGGGTGCCGAGAACGCGCGCGACGTCTCGGTCTTCTGCTGCTTTGATAACGAGGAGGTTGGTTCCGAGACCAAGCAGGGCGCCATGTCGACGTTCTTGGCCGACGCACTGCGCCGCATCAACGGATCGCTGGGCTTTGACGACGAGTCGTACCATCGTGCACTTGCTGCCTCGATGCTCGTGAGCTGCGACAATGCGCATGCCGTGCACCCCAACCACGCCGAGAAGTGCGACGCCCGCAATCAGGTTGTGCTCAACGGCGGTATCGTTATCAAGGAAGCCGCCAACCAGCATTACTGCACCGATGCCTTTAGCCGCGCAGTGTTCCAGGCTATTTGCGATGACGCCGACGTGCCCACGCAGGCCTTCGCCAACAAGAGCGATATGGCGGGTGGCTCCACGCTTGGCAACCTGTCGAACATGCAGGCGAGCATGCATGCCGTGGACGTGGGCCTGCCGCAGCTGGCCATGCACTCAAGCTACGAGACCGGCGGCGTACGCGACGTGATGTACGCCATTCGCGCCCTCACGGCTTTCTACGAGCGAAACCTAACCATCAACGGCGCCGAAAGCGTGGAGCTCTAA
- a CDS encoding radical SAM protein, whose protein sequence is MSTFLNASPIFGPVRSRRLGLSLGVNMMPASGKICTFDCIYCENGLNAERPCHEPYNTAAVVLDALEAKLREMAAEGELPDVITFAGNGEPTAAPEFPQAIAGAVALRDELAPNSKIAVLSNGTRADRPEVHDALMMVDDNILKLDTVDPAFIQLLDQPVGPYDVEHQIETFASFDGHVIIQTIFLTGEYQGKPIDNTGEEYVAPWLAVLERIRPQEATIYTVARETPVAGLAKAAPEALDAIAARVRALGIPCQVSY, encoded by the coding sequence ATGTCTACGTTTTTGAATGCCAGCCCCATCTTTGGGCCCGTTCGCAGCCGTCGCCTTGGTCTCTCGCTCGGCGTCAACATGATGCCGGCCAGCGGCAAAATCTGCACGTTCGACTGCATTTACTGCGAAAACGGCCTCAACGCCGAGCGCCCCTGCCATGAGCCGTACAACACAGCTGCCGTGGTACTCGACGCGCTCGAGGCAAAGCTGCGCGAGATGGCAGCCGAGGGCGAGCTCCCCGATGTGATCACCTTCGCAGGCAACGGCGAGCCCACCGCCGCACCGGAGTTTCCGCAGGCCATCGCCGGCGCCGTCGCGCTGCGCGACGAGCTTGCCCCAAACTCCAAGATCGCCGTGCTCTCCAACGGCACGCGCGCCGACCGCCCCGAGGTGCACGACGCGCTCATGATGGTCGATGACAACATTCTTAAGCTCGATACCGTCGACCCGGCATTTATCCAGCTGCTCGACCAGCCCGTTGGCCCCTACGACGTCGAGCACCAGATCGAGACGTTCGCAAGCTTTGACGGTCACGTTATTATCCAGACGATCTTTTTGACCGGTGAGTATCAGGGCAAGCCCATCGACAACACCGGCGAGGAGTACGTCGCCCCCTGGCTCGCGGTGCTCGAGCGCATTCGTCCGCAGGAGGCGACCATCTACACGGTGGCGCGCGAGACACCGGTCGCAGGCCTTGCCAAAGCAGCACCCGAGGCCCTCGACGCCATTGCCGCGCGCGTGCGCGCCCTCGGCATTCCCTGCCAGGTGAGCTACTAG
- a CDS encoding D-2-hydroxyacid dehydrogenase: MNILVLLPVNDRHRAILESSAPGEDFIYTSADAITREQVADADVILGNIDPSLLTACEHLQLLQLQTAGYDDYLAAGTVPAEAKLSCSIGAYGQAVSEHMFAMVLSMMKHLPGYHDLQREHRWEDLGPVTSLKNANVLVLGAGDIGGHFATLCRSMGAHVRGIKRHPLVYPIVFEDMDGMDALSERLAEADIVASFMPSTPETRGLANAEFFAAMKPGAFFANGGRGDLVVADDLVAALESGHLAGAAVDVTDPEPLPATSPLWDAPNMLITPHVSGWFHLAATLNNVVDIAAENLRHLQAGETLRCWIEH; the protein is encoded by the coding sequence GTGAACATCCTGGTTTTGTTGCCCGTCAACGACCGTCATCGCGCAATTCTTGAGTCGAGCGCTCCGGGCGAGGACTTTATCTACACGAGTGCCGACGCCATCACGCGCGAGCAGGTCGCCGATGCCGACGTGATCTTGGGCAACATCGACCCTTCCCTGCTGACCGCATGCGAGCACCTCCAGCTGCTGCAACTGCAGACCGCCGGCTATGACGACTATCTCGCCGCCGGCACCGTGCCGGCTGAAGCCAAGCTGTCTTGCTCAATCGGCGCCTACGGCCAGGCCGTGAGCGAGCACATGTTTGCCATGGTCCTTTCCATGATGAAGCACCTGCCCGGCTATCACGACTTGCAGCGCGAGCATCGCTGGGAGGACTTAGGCCCGGTCACCTCGCTCAAAAATGCCAATGTGCTGGTGTTGGGCGCGGGCGACATTGGCGGCCACTTTGCCACGCTCTGCCGCAGCATGGGCGCGCACGTCCGCGGCATCAAGCGCCATCCGCTCGTCTACCCCATTGTGTTTGAGGACATGGACGGCATGGATGCCCTGTCTGAGCGCCTGGCGGAGGCCGACATCGTCGCATCCTTTATGCCCAGCACACCCGAGACCCGCGGTCTGGCGAACGCCGAGTTCTTCGCCGCGATGAAACCGGGCGCCTTCTTTGCCAACGGCGGCCGCGGCGATCTTGTGGTTGCCGACGATCTGGTTGCCGCTCTTGAGTCCGGACACCTTGCCGGTGCCGCGGTCGATGTCACCGACCCTGAGCCACTGCCCGCAACAAGCCCGCTGTGGGATGCGCCCAACATGCTCATCACGCCGCACGTCTCCGGCTGGTTCCACCTGGCAGCCACGCTCAACAATGTGGTCGACATTGCCGCAGAGAATCTGCGTCACCTGCAAGCCGGCGAGACCCTGCGCTGTTGGATCGAACATTAG
- a CDS encoding amino acid ABC transporter permease, whose translation MSKHSSPALTMRDALYEAPGPKMRAKIRIGTAISLVAVAALVALVLQRFYVTGQLSVHYWYFFTHLTTWKFLLAGFEGTVKVALTAGAIALVLGLALMLGRTSDIKPLQLVCRVLTDFFRGVPSLLFIYFFFLVLPQYKIALPSFWMLTLPVALAAAGVLAEIFRAGVNAVPRGQVEAAQALGLSRAKITFKIVLPQAIRFIIPSLISQLVVVVKDTTVAYVVSYPDLMQNARVLITNYDALVSVYLVIAVIYILINVAINKAAVYVSHKTGATIIR comes from the coding sequence ATGAGCAAGCACTCCTCCCCTGCGCTTACCATGCGCGATGCGCTCTACGAGGCTCCCGGCCCCAAGATGCGCGCCAAGATTCGCATCGGCACCGCCATCTCACTCGTCGCCGTCGCCGCGCTCGTCGCCCTGGTACTGCAGCGCTTTTATGTGACCGGCCAGCTTTCGGTCCACTATTGGTATTTCTTTACGCACCTCACCACCTGGAAGTTCTTGCTTGCCGGCTTTGAGGGCACCGTTAAAGTCGCACTCACCGCTGGCGCCATCGCGCTGGTGCTGGGCTTAGCCCTTATGCTCGGCCGCACCAGCGACATTAAGCCGCTGCAGCTGGTCTGCCGCGTGCTTACCGACTTCTTCCGCGGTGTGCCGAGCCTGCTGTTTATCTACTTCTTCTTTTTGGTGCTGCCCCAGTACAAGATCGCGCTACCGTCGTTTTGGATGCTCACGCTTCCCGTCGCGCTCGCCGCAGCCGGCGTACTTGCCGAGATCTTCCGCGCCGGCGTCAACGCCGTACCGCGCGGGCAGGTCGAGGCGGCCCAGGCGCTCGGTCTCTCCAGGGCCAAAATCACCTTTAAAATCGTGTTGCCGCAGGCTATTCGGTTTATCATTCCGTCCTTGATTTCGCAGCTTGTGGTCGTGGTCAAGGACACCACCGTCGCCTACGTGGTGAGCTACCCCGACCTCATGCAAAACGCCCGCGTGCTCATTACCAACTACGACGCCCTCGTATCGGTCTACCTGGTGATCGCAGTCATCTACATCCTCATCAACGTCGCGATCAACAAGGCCGCTGTCTATGTTTCGCACAAGACCGGCGCGACCATCATCCGCTAA
- a CDS encoding Hpt domain-containing protein — protein sequence MISMREAYEKIGANYDDACARLMGGEMLARFALKFLDDESMDKLEAAMAAGDAEGAFMAAHTLKGVSQNLGFDNLYEPAVVVTEALRGADAVDGAREGMHALQQQYAATMSALREAAE from the coding sequence ATGATTTCCATGCGTGAGGCGTATGAGAAGATCGGCGCTAATTATGACGACGCGTGCGCTCGGCTGATGGGCGGGGAAATGCTTGCCCGCTTTGCCCTCAAGTTTTTGGATGACGAGAGCATGGACAAGCTGGAGGCCGCCATGGCGGCAGGAGACGCCGAAGGTGCGTTTATGGCAGCGCACACGCTCAAGGGCGTGAGCCAGAACCTGGGATTCGATAATCTGTACGAGCCGGCGGTCGTGGTAACCGAAGCGCTGCGCGGCGCCGATGCCGTTGACGGCGCCCGCGAGGGGATGCATGCGCTGCAGCAGCAATATGCGGCTACGATGTCGGCCCTGCGCGAGGCGGCTGAATAA
- the map gene encoding type I methionyl aminopeptidase — MFDNGPVPGRNDACWCGSGKKYKKCHSAFDERLERLWEEGWEVLPRTLYKTPADIEGIKRSAAINVGVLDYVGEHIAAGMTTNQIDQMIYDYTVEHGGTPADLNYEGYPKSVCTSINDVVCHGIPCDTDVLHEGDIINVDCSTILDGYFSDSSRMFCIGEVSAERQRLVDVTRASVEAGLAAVKPWLPLSVMAEAVQKTVEDAGFSVVREYGGHGIGKEFHEDPFVGFTTEAPDVDTIMAPGMVFTIEPMVNAGAPDIKISKGDGWCVRTKDGSDSAQCEVQLVVTEDGYELLSW, encoded by the coding sequence ATGTTTGACAATGGACCCGTGCCCGGCCGCAACGACGCCTGCTGGTGCGGCAGCGGCAAAAAATATAAGAAATGCCATAGCGCCTTTGATGAGCGCCTCGAGCGCTTGTGGGAAGAGGGCTGGGAGGTTCTGCCCCGCACGCTCTACAAGACGCCCGCCGATATCGAGGGCATCAAGCGCTCGGCCGCCATCAACGTGGGCGTGCTCGATTACGTAGGCGAACACATCGCCGCGGGCATGACCACCAACCAGATCGACCAGATGATCTACGACTACACCGTCGAGCACGGTGGCACGCCGGCCGACCTCAACTATGAGGGCTACCCCAAGAGCGTTTGCACCTCGATCAACGACGTGGTCTGTCACGGTATCCCCTGCGATACGGACGTGCTGCATGAGGGCGATATTATCAACGTGGACTGCTCCACGATCCTAGACGGCTACTTTAGTGATTCGAGCCGCATGTTCTGCATCGGCGAGGTCTCTGCCGAGCGCCAGCGCCTGGTCGACGTCACCCGCGCCAGCGTGGAGGCGGGTCTGGCTGCCGTCAAGCCGTGGCTGCCGCTCTCCGTGATGGCTGAGGCCGTGCAAAAGACGGTCGAGGACGCCGGTTTTAGCGTAGTGCGCGAGTACGGCGGACACGGCATTGGCAAAGAGTTCCACGAGGACCCGTTTGTGGGCTTTACCACCGAGGCGCCCGATGTGGACACCATCATGGCCCCGGGCATGGTCTTTACCATTGAGCCCATGGTCAACGCCGGAGCGCCCGACATCAAGATCAGCAAGGGCGACGGTTGGTGCGTGCGCACCAAGGACGGCAGCGATTCGGCCCAGTGCGAGGTACAGCTCGTGGTGACCGAGGACGGCTACGAGCTGCTGAGCTGGTAG
- a CDS encoding linear amide C-N hydrolase has protein sequence MKPRNIAIACGVAGVAVGLAAATGIVYRKQIKSAASLKRLTGYADSYDLYAIDIAYDYDLDRIIAAGVRDDQAYIDAVVAQVLPGVPVHVQAPQFACSAFVAVDAEGRVRTGRNYDFKDDTSALLVRNHPRDGYASIGFAALNNLGDNTPLDSVAGRAAALMGPFAQLDGVNECGVSIAVLTLDSKPCDQDAQRPVINTSLAIRLVLDRAATTQEAVDLLSAYDMHAMAGRDYHFFINDAAGDARVVEWDPRDPDRACKVTPVRQVTNFYACYGDEVLPNQKNGELGHGKERAVAIADVLDAHVGAQDEAVAWKALRAAAQEPNPEDITSNTQWSVVFDNTEPAAAITLRRHWGDVDAFAL, from the coding sequence ATGAAGCCACGTAACATTGCCATCGCCTGCGGTGTCGCGGGAGTCGCCGTCGGCCTTGCCGCTGCCACCGGTATCGTTTACCGCAAGCAAATCAAGTCCGCCGCGTCGCTCAAACGCTTGACCGGCTACGCGGATAGCTATGACCTGTACGCAATCGACATCGCCTACGACTACGATCTTGATCGCATCATCGCCGCTGGCGTGCGCGACGACCAGGCCTACATCGATGCCGTGGTGGCGCAGGTGCTGCCCGGTGTGCCGGTACATGTCCAGGCGCCCCAGTTTGCCTGCAGCGCTTTTGTCGCCGTAGATGCCGAAGGCCGCGTGCGCACCGGTCGCAATTACGACTTTAAGGACGACACCTCGGCACTGCTGGTGCGCAATCACCCACGCGACGGCTATGCCTCCATCGGGTTTGCCGCCCTTAACAACCTGGGCGATAACACTCCGCTTGACTCCGTCGCCGGACGTGCCGCCGCACTCATGGGCCCGTTTGCCCAGCTCGACGGTGTTAACGAATGCGGCGTGTCCATTGCCGTACTCACTCTGGATTCCAAGCCCTGTGACCAGGACGCGCAACGCCCCGTCATCAATACCTCACTCGCCATCCGTCTGGTGCTCGACCGTGCCGCCACCACGCAAGAAGCTGTCGACCTGCTTTCCGCCTACGACATGCACGCCATGGCAGGACGCGATTACCACTTCTTTATCAACGACGCCGCCGGTGACGCGCGGGTGGTGGAGTGGGATCCGCGCGACCCCGACCGTGCATGCAAAGTGACTCCTGTACGCCAGGTTACGAACTTCTACGCCTGCTATGGTGACGAAGTGCTGCCCAACCAAAAGAATGGCGAGCTGGGCCATGGTAAAGAGCGCGCCGTCGCAATCGCCGATGTCCTTGACGCCCATGTCGGTGCCCAGGACGAGGCAGTCGCTTGGAAGGCCCTACGCGCTGCGGCGCAAGAGCCCAATCCGGAAGACATCACCAGCAACACGCAATGGTCGGTCGTCTTTGACAATACCGAACCCGCTGCCGCTATTACGCTGCGCCGCCACTGGGGCGACGTCGACGCCTTCGCACTGTAA
- a CDS encoding alpha/beta hydrolase, protein MNFTVENAGTTIACREYAGPDVSPDAPALVCVHGACVDGTFFDGIACELSRNYRVIAYDRRGCGGSSDAADGSYDLAAQAADLQAVIEHVGAPTNVLAHSAGTLVALELLRAEPHLVARAILHEPAVSAEGVGMGAAPVLLDMIAAGKVSRALRLFLGALGDLDPEAPGTTEAEAKHALRNGRCFMANEYGTNMTYAPDWERVRASKAVSAVFLGELSVDTPREAGTRAAAEYLDCPLVTIPGAHNGLRDRPVTAANAVRDVLER, encoded by the coding sequence ATGAATTTTACGGTCGAGAATGCGGGCACCACGATTGCCTGTCGCGAATATGCCGGCCCAGATGTGTCGCCTGATGCTCCTGCCTTGGTGTGCGTGCACGGCGCTTGTGTCGACGGCACATTTTTCGACGGTATCGCTTGTGAGCTCAGCCGCAACTACCGCGTAATTGCCTACGACCGCCGCGGCTGCGGTGGCAGCAGCGATGCGGCAGACGGCAGCTATGATCTTGCCGCTCAGGCCGCCGACCTGCAAGCCGTGATCGAACACGTTGGCGCTCCGACAAATGTGCTTGCGCATAGCGCCGGTACGTTGGTGGCGCTGGAGCTTCTTCGCGCCGAACCCCATCTCGTCGCCCGTGCGATTCTGCATGAGCCGGCTGTGTCGGCCGAAGGCGTCGGCATGGGCGCAGCTCCGGTTTTGCTCGATATGATTGCGGCTGGAAAGGTTTCAAGGGCGCTCCGGCTTTTCTTGGGAGCCCTCGGCGACTTGGACCCCGAAGCTCCCGGGACGACCGAAGCGGAAGCCAAACATGCCCTGCGCAATGGTCGTTGCTTTATGGCTAATGAATACGGAACAAATATGACATATGCTCCCGACTGGGAGCGCGTCCGCGCGTCAAAGGCGGTGTCGGCCGTGTTTTTGGGCGAGCTTTCGGTCGATACACCCCGCGAGGCTGGCACGCGAGCGGCTGCCGAATATCTCGATTGCCCCCTTGTGACGATCCCGGGCGCGCATAACGGTCTGCGCGATCGCCCCGTTACGGCGGCAAACGCCGTTCGCGATGTCTTGGAGCGTTAG
- a CDS encoding diguanylate cyclase produces MLNNHEVNLTDEEAAAEVARVAKTYPVVRLLSADQIKSEPNCLLAGDRCPCLRQSSLEALAGSDDVSEQLLNDGTEYRARLRPLKVEGEPHVLLMVRPIDEQEAAEEDLVYTDVLTSVRNRRYYEEKLRSARMNAGVAVIDLDDFRVFNDTCGRHAGDLALGAVATAIRSGIRSTDELVRYGCDKFVVVMPNIPSDDFTRRLHQVSDAVHATIVPGHEYVSLTACVGGVRIHGETVDEGVGRAVQLLSRAKAKAGTVVTDADSIEAFQSEKPLVLIVDDSEMNRAILNEMLKDEYCILEADNGRTALDMVDRYGDELSLVLLDIVMPGISGFEVLADLSRRSGIDNLPFIMISSEDSDDMVLRAYELGASDYINRPFDSRVVRRRVSNTIRLYAKQRRLTNLLSQQYNERVKNSRMLIDIMAGVMELRNGESGRHVTNIEKLTELLLGYLVQRSGTISLDNEERSTIAMASALHDIGKMSIDDAILNKPGRLTPEEFEIMKTHTTIGANMLLELGSHHAGNALLEYAYQIARWHHERWDGKGYPDGLKGDEIPIAAQVVSVADVYDALTSVRVYKDAIPHEEAIQMILDGKCGTFNPLLLDCLLEVQDQIAETLARPADVVAFPTI; encoded by the coding sequence ATGCTCAATAATCACGAGGTCAATCTAACCGACGAGGAGGCTGCCGCCGAGGTCGCCCGCGTCGCGAAGACCTACCCCGTGGTGCGTTTGTTGTCGGCCGATCAGATTAAGAGCGAGCCTAACTGCTTGCTCGCCGGCGATCGCTGCCCTTGTCTGCGTCAGTCGAGTCTTGAGGCCTTGGCAGGTTCCGATGATGTATCGGAGCAGCTGCTCAATGATGGTACCGAGTACCGCGCTCGCCTGCGCCCTCTGAAGGTCGAGGGCGAGCCTCACGTCCTGCTGATGGTGCGTCCGATCGATGAGCAAGAGGCTGCAGAAGAGGACCTCGTCTACACCGACGTGCTGACGAGTGTGCGCAATCGCCGATATTACGAGGAAAAGCTCCGTAGCGCCCGCATGAATGCCGGCGTTGCGGTGATCGACCTTGATGATTTTAGGGTCTTCAACGATACGTGTGGCCGTCATGCCGGCGACCTTGCGCTCGGTGCTGTGGCGACAGCCATACGCAGCGGAATTCGTTCGACTGACGAGCTTGTACGCTATGGCTGCGACAAGTTTGTGGTCGTCATGCCCAATATTCCCTCCGATGACTTCACCCGTCGCCTGCATCAGGTGTCCGATGCCGTTCATGCCACGATTGTTCCGGGCCATGAGTACGTGAGCTTGACGGCATGTGTTGGCGGTGTTCGCATTCATGGCGAGACGGTCGATGAAGGAGTTGGCCGCGCTGTCCAGTTATTGAGCCGCGCTAAGGCAAAAGCCGGTACGGTCGTGACCGATGCCGATTCCATCGAAGCCTTCCAAAGCGAAAAGCCTTTGGTGCTTATTGTCGATGACTCCGAGATGAACCGAGCCATTCTCAACGAGATGCTCAAGGACGAGTATTGCATCCTCGAGGCCGACAACGGTCGTACGGCGCTCGACATGGTCGACCGCTATGGCGATGAGTTGTCGCTCGTGCTGCTGGATATTGTCATGCCGGGCATAAGCGGCTTTGAGGTGCTGGCCGATCTGTCGCGCCGATCGGGTATCGACAATCTGCCTTTCATCATGATTTCGAGCGAAGATTCCGATGATATGGTTCTGCGCGCGTACGAGCTGGGCGCCTCGGACTATATCAACCGCCCGTTTGACTCCCGTGTCGTGCGCCGCCGCGTAAGCAACACCATCCGCCTGTACGCCAAACAGCGCCGCCTGACGAACCTGCTGTCCCAACAGTACAACGAGCGCGTCAAGAACAGTCGCATGCTCATCGACATCATGGCCGGCGTCATGGAGCTTCGCAACGGCGAGAGCGGCAGGCACGTTACGAACATCGAAAAGCTGACCGAGCTGCTGCTTGGCTATCTGGTCCAGCGTAGCGGCACGATCTCCCTCGACAATGAGGAACGCTCCACGATCGCCATGGCTTCGGCGCTGCACGATATCGGCAAGATGTCGATTGACGATGCGATCCTCAACAAGCCCGGGCGCCTCACGCCCGAGGAATTCGAGATTATGAAGACGCATACCACGATTGGCGCCAACATGCTGCTCGAGCTGGGCAGCCATCACGCCGGCAATGCGCTTTTGGAATATGCGTACCAGATTGCGCGTTGGCACCACGAGCGCTGGGACGGCAAGGGTTATCCCGATGGCCTTAAGGGCGACGAAATTCCCATCGCCGCGCAGGTGGTTTCGGTGGCTGACGTGTACGATGCACTGACGAGCGTGCGCGTATACAAGGACGCTATCCCGCACGAGGAGGCGATCCAGATGATCCTGGACGGTAAGTGCGGCACCTTTAACCCGCTGCTGCTCGATTGCCTGCTCGAGGTGCAAGACCAAATTGCCGAGACGTTGGCACGCCCCGCCGACGTCGTCGCGTTTCCCACGATTTAG
- a CDS encoding gamma-glutamyl-gamma-aminobutyrate hydrolase family protein (Members of this family of hydrolases with an active site Cys residue belong to MEROPS family C26.) → MIGTRTSSSYTPHVDVDPADRPLILVAPRWEEAKPYLSETLSPNEEIASVFVDAILAAGGLPLQMSITEDIEVIRHYVDIADGIAIPGGPDVNPKRWGDDRPYDPTLCCEIRDSFEFKLVGEVLRAKKPLFTTCRGTQLLNVATGGTLCMDVPSLGAREGRTQWRHTHVLNDPVHPVEVVPGSLLERALGGHRLIQTNSAHHCCIDRLGKSTRLVAKATDGVPECIEVEGQPFCLGVQWHPEYTWQTLETDFNLWKSFVEAAAKVKQAR, encoded by the coding sequence ATGATCGGAACCCGCACCTCATCGTCCTACACTCCGCACGTCGACGTCGATCCCGCCGACCGTCCGCTCATCCTGGTCGCACCACGCTGGGAAGAAGCGAAACCCTATTTGAGCGAGACGCTCTCCCCCAACGAGGAGATTGCGAGCGTCTTTGTCGATGCCATCCTTGCCGCCGGCGGCCTGCCGCTGCAGATGTCCATCACCGAGGACATTGAGGTCATCCGTCATTACGTCGATATCGCCGACGGCATCGCCATTCCCGGCGGCCCCGATGTCAATCCCAAACGTTGGGGCGATGATCGACCCTACGACCCCACCCTCTGCTGCGAGATCCGCGATAGCTTTGAGTTTAAGCTGGTCGGCGAGGTGCTCCGCGCCAAAAAGCCGCTCTTTACCACCTGCCGCGGCACGCAGTTGCTCAATGTCGCCACCGGCGGCACCCTGTGCATGGACGTGCCAAGCCTGGGCGCGCGCGAGGGCCGCACGCAGTGGCGCCATACCCACGTGCTCAACGACCCCGTGCATCCCGTCGAGGTCGTGCCGGGCTCGTTGCTGGAGCGCGCGCTTGGCGGGCACAGGCTTATCCAGACCAACTCCGCACACCACTGCTGCATCGATCGTCTGGGTAAAAGCACGCGCTTGGTCGCCAAGGCAACCGATGGCGTGCCCGAGTGCATCGAAGTCGAAGGCCAACCCTTCTGCCTGGGCGTGCAATGGCATCCCGAGTACACCTGGCAGACGCTCGAAACCGACTTTAACCTCTGGAAGTCGTTTGTCGAGGCGGCGGCAAAGGTTAAGCAGGCTCGCTAG